In one window of Lewinella sp. 4G2 DNA:
- the fumC gene encoding class II fumarate hydratase, which translates to MSNTRQEKDSIGFVDVPTERYWGAQTQRSFTNFEIGTQQMPLEIVRAFAILKKAAALTNAELGGLDPAKADLIGRVADEILAGDLDDEFPLVVWQTGSGTQSNMNVNEVIANRGHVLNGGALTDKDKALHPNDDVNKSQSSNDTFPTAMHIAAYKMLVESTIPGITQLRDTLRAKAEEMKDVVKIGRTHFMDATPLTLGQEFSGYVSQLDHGLRAINNTLDHLAELALGGTAVGTGLNTPKGYAVNVAQQIAKLTNLPFRTAENKFEALAAHDAIVEAHGALKTVSVSLMKIGNDIRMLSSGPRSGIGEIVIPANEPGSSIMPGKVNPTQSEALTMAMAQVMGNDVAINIGGCTGHFELNVFKPMMIYNFLVSARLIGDACRSFEKNCAAGIQPNKKKIKEHLDNSLMLVTALNTKIGYDKASEIAKKAYKEDSTLKAAAVELGYVSAEDFDAWVRPESMI; encoded by the coding sequence ATGAGCAACACTCGCCAGGAAAAAGACAGTATCGGATTTGTAGACGTACCCACTGAACGGTACTGGGGCGCGCAGACCCAGCGTAGCTTTACAAACTTCGAGATCGGTACCCAGCAGATGCCACTGGAGATCGTACGCGCCTTCGCCATCCTAAAAAAGGCGGCCGCCCTTACTAATGCCGAACTCGGTGGTTTGGACCCCGCCAAAGCTGACCTGATTGGCCGAGTAGCCGACGAGATTCTGGCTGGTGACCTCGACGATGAGTTCCCCCTCGTCGTATGGCAAACGGGTTCCGGCACCCAGTCCAATATGAACGTCAACGAAGTGATCGCCAACCGTGGTCACGTGCTCAACGGCGGCGCGCTCACGGACAAGGACAAGGCCTTACACCCCAATGACGACGTTAATAAGAGCCAGTCCAGTAACGATACCTTTCCGACGGCGATGCACATCGCGGCCTACAAAATGCTCGTGGAGAGCACCATCCCCGGGATCACCCAACTACGGGACACCCTCCGGGCCAAGGCCGAGGAAATGAAGGATGTAGTTAAAATTGGCCGTACTCACTTTATGGACGCGACGCCCCTCACGCTAGGCCAGGAGTTCAGCGGTTACGTTAGCCAACTCGACCACGGGCTACGGGCCATCAACAATACGTTGGATCACCTTGCTGAACTCGCTCTCGGCGGCACCGCCGTTGGGACAGGCCTCAACACCCCTAAGGGCTACGCCGTCAACGTCGCCCAACAGATCGCTAAGTTGACCAATCTCCCTTTCCGCACGGCCGAAAACAAGTTTGAAGCCCTCGCCGCGCACGATGCCATCGTCGAAGCGCATGGCGCCCTCAAAACCGTTTCCGTCAGCCTGATGAAAATTGGCAACGACATTCGGATGCTCTCCAGCGGTCCCCGCTCCGGTATCGGCGAGATCGTCATCCCCGCCAACGAACCAGGAAGCTCCATCATGCCCGGAAAGGTGAACCCCACCCAGTCGGAAGCCCTCACCATGGCTATGGCGCAGGTAATGGGGAACGACGTCGCCATTAACATTGGTGGTTGCACCGGCCACTTTGAGCTTAACGTGTTCAAGCCAATGATGATCTACAACTTCCTCGTCTCGGCCCGCCTGATCGGTGATGCCTGCCGCAGCTTTGAAAAGAACTGCGCCGCCGGTATCCAGCCTAATAAAAAGAAGATCAAGGAACACCTCGACAACAGCCTCATGCTCGTAACCGCCCTCAATACGAAGATCGGTTACGATAAGGCCAGCGAGATCGCCAAGAAGGCGTACAAAGAAGACTCCACCCTGAAGGCCGCCGCCGTGGAATTGGGTTACGTCTCCGCGGAAGACTTTGACGCCTGGGTGCGCCCGGAATCGATGATTTAG
- a CDS encoding RNA polymerase sigma factor: MDKPRDDAALFAAIKAGKYQLLDELYVAHREAFIIYAQRQLYATETDAADCFQDAVIAFYKNVQSGRMTELTCTMRTYLFGIGKRLVYRRNKQRQREVPTDHDAGRGIGNDPTTELDLSLLNRFEDDHRRQLMAAALPQLGGSCQQILTLFYYHRYPIESIQTTLDLSSPGAVRIKKMRCLEKLKALLSPKS; encoded by the coding sequence ATGGACAAGCCAAGGGACGACGCGGCACTGTTCGCAGCGATCAAGGCGGGAAAGTACCAACTACTCGATGAACTCTACGTGGCTCATCGCGAAGCTTTCATCATTTACGCCCAACGGCAGCTCTACGCAACCGAAACGGATGCGGCGGACTGCTTTCAGGACGCCGTCATCGCTTTCTACAAGAACGTACAGAGCGGCCGGATGACGGAACTTACGTGCACCATGCGTACTTACCTTTTTGGCATCGGGAAGCGCCTCGTCTACCGCCGCAACAAGCAGCGGCAGCGAGAGGTGCCTACGGACCACGACGCCGGGCGCGGGATCGGCAACGACCCCACGACGGAATTGGACCTTTCCCTGCTGAACCGTTTTGAGGATGACCACCGCCGCCAGTTGATGGCAGCGGCCCTACCCCAACTCGGAGGGTCTTGTCAGCAAATTCTCACGCTCTTCTACTACCATCGCTACCCCATCGAAAGTATTCAAACAACCCTAGATCTTAGCTCGCCCGGCGCCGTCCGCATCAAAAAAATGCGTTGCCTGGAAAAACTGAAAGCGTTGCTAAGCCCCAAGTCTTAA
- a CDS encoding ParA family protein, whose amino-acid sequence MATIISLLNHKGGVGKTTSTINLGAGLVELGKRVLLVDLDPQANLSLSLGIPRQPVTIYESIMGESDLSPFEVRENLHVVTSSLDLSSAEMELVNEAGREFILRELFAGVDEDYDFIIIDCPPSLGLLTLNALTSSSQVIIPLQTQFLALQGLAKIKQVIQKVKLRLNKELHISGVLATMYDARKVLNRDVIETIQKYFGPLLFETYIRDNVSLAEAPAAREDIFKYSPRSNGAKDYLAVSKEIIERTDNPIHTRPRSKKTAPTQ is encoded by the coding sequence ATGGCCACAATTATCAGTTTACTGAACCACAAAGGCGGCGTTGGCAAGACGACGTCGACCATCAACCTGGGTGCCGGACTCGTTGAACTTGGCAAACGGGTGCTCCTCGTTGACCTCGATCCGCAAGCAAACCTGAGCCTTTCGCTGGGCATCCCCCGGCAACCGGTTACCATTTACGAATCCATTATGGGTGAGAGCGACCTTTCCCCGTTTGAAGTGCGGGAGAACCTACACGTAGTGACTTCCAGCCTCGACCTTTCGAGCGCGGAGATGGAGCTCGTCAATGAAGCCGGGCGTGAATTTATCCTGCGCGAACTCTTCGCCGGGGTGGATGAAGATTACGACTTTATCATCATCGACTGCCCTCCCAGTCTGGGTTTGCTGACGCTGAACGCGCTTACCTCAAGCTCGCAGGTGATCATCCCGCTGCAAACACAGTTCCTGGCACTACAGGGTCTGGCCAAGATCAAGCAGGTGATCCAAAAAGTCAAGTTGCGCCTTAACAAGGAACTACACATTAGTGGTGTACTCGCTACGATGTACGATGCCCGGAAAGTCCTCAACCGCGACGTGATCGAGACCATCCAGAAGTACTTCGGCCCACTGCTCTTTGAGACCTACATCCGCGATAACGTATCATTGGCGGAAGCCCCCGCGGCCCGGGAAGATATCTTCAAGTACTCCCCGCGCTCCAACGGTGCGAAGGATTACCTGGCGGTTTCCAAGGAAATTATTGAACGGACGGATAATCCAATCCACACCCGCCCCCGTTCTAAGAAAACAGCACCCACTCAATAA
- a CDS encoding DUF3089 domain-containing protein, which produces MPVSADAYATIPVCQNATQTGCFVSWRTYREDFEPRPGYRDTVENIAVVNPLTWTTRPEVADASLNKGGVLLNFNKGPKPDLVSAEIRGAGLFTSKPRFFGDIFFRTKNYHIGDYNLFYVNVRENAVERVNAFVNGDQ; this is translated from the coding sequence ATGCCAGTCTCCGCTGATGCTTATGCTACCATCCCCGTTTGCCAGAACGCTACGCAGACTGGCTGCTTCGTGAGCTGGCGCACCTACCGGGAGGATTTCGAACCCAGGCCCGGCTACCGGGATACGGTAGAGAACATTGCTGTTGTTAATCCGCTGACTTGGACGACACGGCCCGAGGTAGCAGATGCCAGCCTGAATAAGGGAGGGGTATTACTGAATTTTAATAAAGGCCCTAAGCCCGATCTGGTATCGGCAGAAATTAGGGGCGCTGGACTATTTACGAGTAAGCCACGGTTTTTTGGAGATATCTTCTTCCGAACGAAGAATTACCACATCGGTGATTACAATCTCTTTTACGTGAATGTCCGAGAAAATGCGGTAGAGCGAGTCAATGCCTTTGTAAACGGTGATCAATAG
- a CDS encoding DUF3089 domain-containing protein: MRFCNLNAYRSELRLFLRLCALPLFLLLSTCGSAPKLPANGSFPVPPPPEYASPANWAALPTTEDYADLTPGDQLQDQQANARADVFFLHPTHYRNTTESSTDWNANVYDLEINEAVDDGSIKNQASIFNAAGKIYAPRYRQANLKVYYSEGRKMAKRALDIAYDDILRAFDYYLKNHNNGRPIIIAGHSQGTTHAKRLLRDRFDGKPLQQQLVAAYLPGRYASLR; encoded by the coding sequence ATGAGGTTCTGTAATTTAAACGCATACCGATCCGAACTCCGGTTATTTCTTCGGCTTTGTGCGCTGCCCCTTTTCCTATTGCTTAGCACCTGCGGCAGCGCCCCTAAACTCCCCGCGAACGGGTCATTTCCCGTGCCACCTCCACCAGAATATGCCTCACCAGCTAACTGGGCAGCTTTACCGACGACGGAAGATTATGCGGACCTGACTCCGGGTGACCAATTGCAAGATCAACAAGCGAATGCGCGGGCGGACGTATTCTTTCTGCACCCTACGCACTACCGTAATACCACCGAATCCAGCACGGATTGGAACGCGAACGTATACGATCTGGAAATCAACGAAGCGGTGGATGATGGATCCATTAAAAACCAGGCGAGTATTTTCAATGCTGCGGGCAAGATATACGCCCCGCGGTACCGGCAGGCGAATTTAAAAGTATATTATTCCGAAGGTAGAAAAATGGCCAAACGCGCGTTAGATATCGCTTACGATGATATTCTGCGGGCCTTTGATTATTACTTAAAAAATCATAATAACGGCCGGCCCATCATCATTGCCGGACATAGCCAAGGGACGACCCACGCTAAGCGATTGCTGCGGGACCGGTTTGATGGAAAGCCACTCCAGCAACAATTGGTGGCCGCTTACCTACCTGGTAGGTATGCCAGTCTCCGCTGA
- the kynU gene encoding kynureninase, protein MLRDRFHLPPDKIYLCGNSLGPQPKAVADQLDTELSTWRERAVEGWWGGPAGGWLGYSARARHGLANIVGAHPEEVTVANALTVNLHLLMVSFFRPTGKRRKIIMEAGAFPSDQHAIISQLKFHGLNPDDCLIEVAPRAGEWTIRTEDIVTQIEGVGEELALVLWSGIHYYTGQFFDIQAIADAGAAAGARVGIDLAHAAGNVPLHLHDWGVDFAVWCNYKYLNGGPGAPGGLFVHERHAEDDSLPRFAGWWGHRQSDRFQMRREFRPERGAAGWEVSTVPVLGMAPLLASLPLFAEAGGMSALRKRSELLTQQLYDGIAAINGLTILTPADPQARGAQLSVYVPGHRPDLEEQLSEAALVVDYREDNLRGSEGGVLRLAPAPLYATEEEVIRAVRILGDQLA, encoded by the coding sequence ATGCTTCGCGACCGTTTCCACCTTCCTCCGGATAAAATCTACCTCTGCGGCAACAGTCTTGGTCCTCAACCAAAGGCCGTAGCGGACCAATTAGATACTGAGTTAAGTACGTGGCGGGAACGCGCCGTTGAAGGTTGGTGGGGCGGCCCCGCAGGTGGGTGGTTGGGGTATTCCGCCCGCGCCCGGCATGGGTTGGCGAACATCGTTGGTGCCCACCCGGAGGAGGTCACGGTCGCCAACGCGCTCACGGTTAATCTGCATTTGTTGATGGTCTCCTTCTTCCGTCCCACCGGAAAACGCCGCAAGATTATTATGGAGGCTGGTGCCTTCCCTAGTGATCAGCACGCCATCATTAGCCAGTTGAAGTTCCACGGCCTGAATCCGGATGACTGCCTCATCGAGGTCGCCCCTCGCGCTGGTGAATGGACGATCCGTACCGAAGATATCGTCACTCAGATCGAGGGAGTGGGGGAGGAGCTGGCGCTCGTCCTCTGGAGTGGTATTCATTACTATACCGGTCAGTTTTTTGACATCCAGGCCATTGCGGATGCGGGCGCTGCCGCGGGTGCCAGGGTGGGGATTGATTTGGCTCACGCCGCCGGAAATGTTCCGTTGCACCTCCACGATTGGGGGGTGGACTTTGCCGTATGGTGTAACTATAAATACCTGAATGGTGGCCCGGGGGCTCCCGGTGGGCTTTTCGTCCACGAACGCCACGCCGAGGACGATTCCCTTCCCCGCTTTGCCGGTTGGTGGGGCCACCGGCAATCGGACCGTTTTCAAATGCGGCGGGAATTTCGGCCCGAGCGCGGTGCGGCGGGTTGGGAAGTATCAACCGTTCCCGTTTTGGGGATGGCGCCATTGTTGGCGTCGCTTCCCCTATTCGCGGAAGCTGGTGGGATGAGTGCCCTCCGCAAGCGCAGTGAATTACTCACGCAGCAACTATACGACGGTATTGCTGCCATTAATGGGTTGACGATCCTCACACCGGCCGACCCACAGGCACGGGGCGCCCAGCTTTCGGTTTACGTACCCGGCCACCGTCCGGATTTGGAGGAACAGTTGTCCGAAGCTGCTTTGGTAGTGGATTACCGAGAGGATAACCTTCGGGGGAGTGAAGGTGGCGTACTCCGCTTAGCTCCGGCCCCACTTTACGCCACCGAGGAGGAGGTAATACGTGCCGTTAGGATATTGGGAGACCAATTAGCGTGA
- a CDS encoding methylated-DNA--[protein]-cysteine S-methyltransferase — MTHFHATPYGTFKLVASDTGLREVKLDNDLSPHLEAPTHPILLKTTRQLDAYFSGTLREFNLPFDWSGATDFHRAVWRQLLEIKYGRTVSYQFIADRLGDPKACQAVGQANRRNPIAIIVPCHRVIAKTGDLHGYFYGLDFKRSLLGLENPKSFGVQGSLF; from the coding sequence ATGACCCATTTCCACGCCACGCCCTACGGGACCTTTAAACTCGTTGCTTCCGATACCGGATTGCGCGAGGTGAAGCTGGATAATGACCTGAGCCCCCACTTGGAGGCGCCTACGCACCCCATCCTCCTGAAAACCACGCGGCAATTGGATGCTTACTTTTCCGGTACCCTGCGGGAATTCAATCTTCCTTTCGACTGGTCGGGCGCTACCGACTTTCACCGGGCCGTTTGGCGGCAGTTGTTGGAGATCAAGTACGGCCGCACGGTCAGTTACCAGTTCATTGCTGATCGCTTAGGGGATCCCAAAGCTTGCCAGGCCGTGGGGCAGGCCAACCGTCGTAACCCCATCGCCATCATTGTGCCCTGCCACCGGGTCATCGCGAAAACGGGAGATCTACACGGCTACTTTTACGGATTGGACTTCAAACGCAGCTTACTCGGCCTGGAGAACCCCAAGAGTTTTGGGGTGCAGGGGAGCCTGTTTTAG
- a CDS encoding NAD(P)/FAD-dependent oxidoreductase has protein sequence MSLPQTIIIGAGAAGLVAAYELEQAGHAPILLEAGDRVGGRLRTDIVDGFRLDHGFQVLLTDYPEVNRYLDLQALRVKAFRPGGHVHTRQQRFRFADPLREPAQIVRSALSPVGTLSDKLKLAQLGVKLRGTSPEDCFKPKYTDMKTIDYLWSLGFSEQIVERFFRPFFGGIFLETELITPAAMFRFIFKMFGSGKAVLPAEGIEAVAQQLAGKLKQTDVRLNTKVREVRDGEVILEGGLSVPAPGGIIVACPPEKLLPQLAGEALEWKSTSNLYFYSSRRLKENRLINLVSDPTSLINTFTVLDEVAPTYKLEDQGGSLISVTLRNPVERESQIGQAEQDLLRHSRLPNDSLKFLKHYEVKKALPALKPVAFTYDPTHCRIVNRTFLAGDHQLNGSLDAAMRSGRLAAQGLLRT, from the coding sequence TTGTCACTTCCCCAAACGATCATCATTGGTGCCGGCGCCGCCGGTTTGGTTGCGGCCTACGAACTGGAGCAGGCGGGCCACGCACCCATTCTGCTTGAGGCTGGTGACCGCGTGGGTGGGCGTTTACGAACGGACATCGTAGACGGTTTTCGTCTGGATCATGGTTTTCAAGTGTTGCTGACAGACTATCCGGAGGTCAATCGCTATCTCGATCTACAGGCGTTACGGGTGAAAGCGTTCCGCCCGGGAGGCCACGTCCATACCCGGCAGCAACGCTTTCGTTTTGCGGACCCCTTGCGGGAGCCGGCGCAAATTGTGCGGTCGGCCCTCTCTCCGGTGGGGACGCTTTCGGATAAGCTCAAGTTGGCCCAACTGGGCGTGAAACTCCGCGGTACTTCCCCGGAGGATTGCTTCAAGCCGAAGTACACGGACATGAAAACGATCGACTACCTCTGGTCGCTTGGCTTCAGCGAGCAGATCGTTGAACGTTTTTTCCGCCCATTTTTCGGGGGTATCTTTTTGGAGACAGAGTTAATCACTCCCGCGGCCATGTTCCGCTTCATCTTTAAGATGTTTGGGTCCGGCAAAGCCGTCCTCCCGGCCGAAGGGATTGAAGCGGTAGCCCAACAACTAGCCGGTAAGTTGAAGCAAACTGACGTCCGGCTAAATACCAAGGTGCGGGAAGTACGGGACGGAGAAGTCATTTTAGAAGGGGGCCTATCGGTTCCTGCGCCGGGCGGCATCATCGTGGCCTGCCCACCCGAAAAATTGCTTCCGCAGCTGGCGGGCGAAGCCCTGGAGTGGAAATCCACTTCGAATCTCTACTTCTACAGTTCCCGCCGATTAAAGGAAAACCGGCTCATCAACCTGGTGAGTGACCCCACCAGTCTGATCAATACGTTCACGGTGTTGGATGAGGTAGCGCCCACCTACAAGTTGGAAGACCAAGGGGGCTCGCTTATTTCCGTTACGCTGCGGAACCCCGTAGAGCGGGAAAGCCAGATCGGCCAGGCTGAACAGGATTTGCTGCGCCATTCCCGGTTGCCGAACGATAGCCTTAAGTTCTTGAAGCATTACGAAGTGAAAAAAGCACTGCCGGCACTTAAGCCGGTCGCTTTTACTTACGACCCCACGCACTGCCGCATTGTGAACCGCACCTTCCTGGCGGGTGACCACCAGTTGAACGGATCCCTGGATGCCGCCATGCGCAGTGGCCGCCTGGCCGCTCAGGGCCTGTTGCGGACGTAA
- the cysQ gene encoding 3'(2'),5'-bisphosphate nucleotidase CysQ → MTDYLKLAEEVGEIARAAGAEILKIYDTEDFGVEMKSDDSPLTKADKAANAVIEAGLKKLAFQAPIVSEEGTKEEMSYATRSQLTRFWLVDPLDGTKEFIKRNGDFTVNIALIESGKPVLGVVFTPVTDELFYSAAGKGAFEVLSPGAKPSRIFAAAFTMKDVNLKVVASRSHLNEETQNFIDRFDRPELVQRGSSLKIMELARGNAHVYPRLAPTMEWDTGAAHAILLEAGGKMVDDTTGKELRYNKEILRNNHFIAYGEVREELLAC, encoded by the coding sequence ATGACCGATTACCTGAAACTCGCCGAAGAAGTTGGCGAAATTGCGCGCGCCGCGGGAGCTGAAATTCTCAAGATCTACGACACCGAGGACTTCGGGGTAGAAATGAAAAGCGACGATAGCCCGCTCACCAAAGCGGACAAAGCCGCCAACGCCGTCATCGAAGCCGGCCTGAAAAAATTGGCCTTCCAAGCTCCCATCGTTTCCGAGGAGGGAACCAAGGAAGAGATGAGCTACGCTACTCGCAGCCAACTCACCCGCTTCTGGCTGGTGGATCCACTGGATGGCACTAAGGAGTTCATCAAACGCAACGGTGACTTCACGGTAAACATCGCCCTGATCGAAAGTGGTAAACCCGTTCTCGGTGTCGTCTTCACCCCGGTGACGGACGAGCTGTTTTACTCCGCCGCCGGAAAGGGCGCCTTTGAGGTACTAAGCCCGGGGGCCAAACCGTCGCGCATTTTCGCGGCAGCCTTTACGATGAAGGACGTGAACCTGAAAGTAGTCGCCAGCCGCAGCCACCTCAACGAGGAAACCCAGAATTTCATCGACCGCTTTGACCGGCCGGAACTGGTTCAGCGTGGCAGCTCACTGAAGATCATGGAACTGGCCCGGGGTAATGCCCACGTTTACCCCCGTCTCGCTCCCACAATGGAATGGGATACCGGTGCCGCTCACGCCATTTTGCTGGAAGCTGGTGGTAAAATGGTGGACGATACTACGGGTAAAGAGCTTCGCTACAACAAGGAAATTTTGCGCAATAACCACTTCATCGCGTACGGGGAAGTGCGGGAGGAACTACTCGCGTGCTAA
- a CDS encoding N-acetylornithine carbamoyltransferase — MKQFLSADDVTNINTLIAKAKAFKQDPFGKRSGERKMVINLFFNSSLRTRMSTEKAARQLGADVITYDASGGWGIEFEDGTVMNGNTAEHVREAAGVLSQYCDVLCVRSFPSLEDRVADYEDRIIKSFVKYASVPVVSLESATLHPLQSLTDCLTIAEHRPVPRPKVVLTWAPHPRRLPQCVSNSFVQWMQAWGEVELTIANPPGFNLAPAFAPKEIVTHDQRAAFADADFVYAKNWSAYDNYGATTNEYDDWIVDEEKMALTNNAYFMHCLPVRRGVVVTDGVISGERSLVLQQANNRTWAAQAVLDSLL, encoded by the coding sequence ATGAAACAGTTCCTTTCTGCTGACGATGTGACCAACATCAACACCCTCATTGCCAAAGCAAAGGCTTTCAAGCAAGATCCCTTCGGAAAACGAAGTGGTGAACGTAAGATGGTCATCAACCTCTTCTTCAATTCCTCCCTCCGCACGCGGATGAGTACCGAAAAGGCCGCCAGGCAACTTGGGGCGGACGTCATCACCTACGACGCCAGTGGCGGTTGGGGTATCGAATTTGAAGATGGTACGGTGATGAACGGTAACACCGCCGAACACGTCCGGGAAGCAGCCGGCGTACTGAGCCAGTACTGCGACGTACTGTGCGTTCGCTCCTTCCCCTCACTGGAGGACCGGGTGGCAGATTACGAAGACCGCATTATCAAGTCCTTCGTGAAGTACGCTTCGGTACCGGTCGTCAGCCTGGAATCGGCGACGTTGCACCCCCTGCAGAGTTTGACGGATTGTCTGACCATCGCGGAACACCGGCCGGTCCCCCGGCCGAAGGTGGTCCTTACCTGGGCGCCACACCCCCGTCGTTTACCCCAGTGTGTGTCCAATAGTTTTGTGCAGTGGATGCAGGCCTGGGGAGAGGTCGAACTGACGATCGCCAATCCCCCCGGTTTTAACCTCGCACCTGCGTTTGCGCCCAAAGAAATCGTCACCCACGACCAGCGCGCCGCCTTTGCGGATGCAGATTTCGTCTACGCCAAGAACTGGTCCGCCTACGACAACTACGGCGCTACGACTAATGAGTACGACGACTGGATCGTGGACGAAGAAAAGATGGCCCTAACCAACAATGCTTACTTCATGCATTGCCTACCGGTCCGCCGCGGCGTAGTGGTGACCGACGGCGTGATCAGTGGCGAACGCTCGCTCGTACTTCAGCAAGCAAACAACCGCACCTGGGCCGCCCAAGCCGTGCTGGATTCGCTCCTGTAA
- a CDS encoding antibiotic biosynthesis monooxygenase, giving the protein MILEHVLIEIDPARVPAYLAAFKRALPQVLCQDGCHGARLLPKVGAEGEFVLLIEWTSLAHHTEGFRNSDEYKTWSALLHPFYDTFPTVDYYEL; this is encoded by the coding sequence ATGATCCTCGAGCATGTTTTGATCGAAATCGACCCCGCTCGCGTACCCGCCTATCTCGCAGCCTTTAAGCGGGCGCTGCCGCAGGTGCTGTGTCAGGACGGATGCCACGGCGCCCGCCTCCTACCAAAAGTCGGGGCGGAAGGTGAGTTTGTCCTCCTGATTGAATGGACGTCACTCGCCCACCATACGGAAGGGTTTCGCAACAGTGATGAGTACAAAACCTGGTCGGCCCTCCTCCACCCATTTTACGATACCTTCCCCACCGTTGATTATTACGAGCTATGA
- a CDS encoding aspartate aminotransferase family protein, with product MNLFPVYSLYDFEPTHAQGAYVSDDQGKTVLDFYGGHAVMSIGHAHPHYVKLIQEQVAKIGFYSNSVKNPLQQELAEKLGRLSGLDDYELFLVSSGAEATENALKLASFETGRNRILAFRGAFHGRTSAAVNVTDNEKIKAPINKNFPVTFLPMNDLEAVRAELEKGDVAALIIEGVQGVHGIYVPEPEFLEALPDLCHAHGAKLILDEVQSGYGRTGKFFAFQYSKVKPDIIAMAKGMGNGFPIGGVLIHESFTAKPGMLGTTYGGSHLACAAGIAVLDVIEQENLLTNATKMGEYLVDKLAATQLFKEIRGYGLMIGLELETPIAPLRKQLLFEHDVFTGSSKDPNTIRLLPPLNVTREQCDVLIAAFVKALSSAKQPV from the coding sequence ATGAATCTCTTTCCCGTTTACTCCCTCTACGACTTTGAACCCACCCACGCGCAAGGTGCCTACGTGTCCGACGATCAGGGCAAGACCGTACTGGATTTTTATGGAGGCCACGCGGTGATGTCCATTGGCCACGCCCACCCGCACTACGTCAAACTCATTCAGGAGCAGGTGGCCAAGATTGGGTTTTACTCCAACAGCGTAAAGAATCCGTTGCAGCAGGAACTGGCGGAGAAACTAGGCCGCCTTTCCGGGTTGGACGATTATGAATTATTTCTCGTCAGCAGCGGGGCCGAAGCTACGGAGAATGCCCTCAAATTGGCCAGTTTTGAGACCGGTCGTAATCGGATCCTGGCCTTCAGAGGAGCCTTCCACGGGCGTACCTCCGCCGCGGTTAACGTTACGGATAACGAGAAAATCAAGGCGCCCATCAATAAGAACTTCCCCGTCACCTTTTTGCCGATGAACGACCTCGAAGCGGTTCGTGCCGAACTGGAGAAAGGGGACGTCGCGGCGCTCATCATTGAAGGCGTGCAGGGCGTCCACGGCATTTACGTTCCGGAGCCCGAATTCCTGGAAGCCCTTCCCGACCTCTGCCACGCTCACGGTGCGAAGCTCATCCTGGACGAGGTCCAATCCGGGTACGGGCGGACCGGTAAATTTTTCGCCTTCCAGTACAGTAAGGTAAAGCCGGACATCATCGCCATGGCTAAAGGAATGGGGAATGGTTTCCCCATCGGCGGCGTCCTGATCCACGAAAGCTTCACCGCCAAGCCGGGTATGTTAGGTACCACTTACGGTGGTAGCCACCTCGCCTGCGCCGCCGGCATCGCCGTGCTGGACGTGATTGAGCAGGAAAACCTTCTTACCAACGCCACCAAAATGGGGGAGTATCTGGTCGATAAGCTGGCGGCTACCCAACTTTTCAAAGAGATCCGCGGCTACGGCCTCATGATTGGCCTGGAGCTGGAAACGCCCATCGCGCCGCTCCGCAAGCAGTTGTTGTTCGAGCACGACGTCTTCACCGGTTCTTCAAAGGACCCGAATACGATCCGGTTACTCCCACCACTTAACGTCACTCGGGAACAGTGCGACGTATTGATCGCCGCTTTCGTGAAAGCCCTCAGTTCAGCGAAGCAGCCGGTATGA